From Burkholderia cenocepacia, the proteins below share one genomic window:
- a CDS encoding TetR/AcrR family transcriptional regulator, whose protein sequence is MKKIDPSPVPARGPADHDVRDQIVAAATEHFSRYGYEKTTVSDLAKAIGFSKAYIYKFFESKQAIGEMICANCLREIETDVRAAVAAAELPTEKLRRLFKVSTEASLRLFFHDRKLYDIAASAATENWQSVQAYEARVQTLLQDVLQAGRQNGEFERKTPLDETATAIYLVMRPYLNPLLLQYNLDTTDAAPAQLSSLVLRSLAP, encoded by the coding sequence ATGAAAAAAATCGACCCTTCCCCGGTGCCCGCGCGCGGCCCGGCCGACCACGACGTCCGCGACCAGATCGTGGCCGCCGCCACCGAGCACTTCAGCCGGTACGGCTATGAAAAGACGACCGTGTCGGATCTCGCGAAGGCGATCGGCTTCTCGAAGGCCTATATCTACAAGTTCTTCGAGTCGAAGCAGGCGATCGGCGAGATGATCTGCGCAAACTGCCTGCGCGAAATCGAGACGGACGTGCGCGCGGCCGTCGCCGCGGCCGAGCTGCCCACCGAAAAGCTGCGGCGGCTCTTCAAGGTCTCTACCGAGGCGAGCCTCCGGCTGTTCTTCCACGACCGCAAGCTGTACGACATCGCGGCGTCGGCCGCCACCGAAAACTGGCAGTCGGTGCAGGCCTACGAGGCACGCGTGCAGACGCTGTTGCAGGACGTCCTCCAGGCAGGCCGGCAAAACGGCGAGTTCGAGCGCAAGACGCCGCTGGACGAAACCGCGACGGCGATCTACCTCGTGATGCGGCCGTACCTGAACCCGCTGCTGCTCCAGTACAACCTCGACACGACCGACGCCGCGCCCGCCCAACTGTCCAGCCTCGTCCTGCGCAGCCTCGCGCCGTGA
- a CDS encoding efflux RND transporter permease subunit: MSERRFNLSALAVRERAITLFLICLISLAGLVSFFKLGRAEDPAFTIKVMTIITAWPGATAQEMHDQVAEKIEKRMQELRWYDRTETYTRPGLAITTLTLLDSTPPSEVQEQFYQARKKIGDEATNLPAGVIGPMVNDEYADVTFALFALKARGEPQRLLVRDAEALRQRLLHVAGVKKVDIIGEQPERIYVQLSHDRLATLGVSPQEVFAALNGQNVLTAAGSVETRGPEIFIRVDGAFDKLQKIRDTPIVSQGRTLKLSDIATVERGYEDPSTFLIRNNGEPALLLGVVMRDGWNGLDLGRALDHEVGAINAGLPLGMSLTKVTDQSVNISSAVDEFMVKFFAALLVVMLVSFVSMGWRVGLVVAAAVPLTLAVVFVVMAATGKNFDRITLGSLILALGLLVDDAIIAIEMMVVKMEQGYGRVAASAYAWSHTAAPMLAGTLVTAVGFMPNGFARSTAGEYTSNMFWIVGIALIASWVVAVVFTPYLGVKMLPDFRKIEGGHDAIYDTPRYNRFRQVLTRVIARKWLVAGAVVGLFVLAILGMAVVKKQFFPISDRPEVLVEVQMPYGTSISQTSAAASKVEAWLAKQKEARIVTAYVGQGAPRFYLAMGPELPDPSFAKIVVRTDSQDERDALKARLRRAVADGLAPEARVRVTQLVFGPYSPFPVAYRITGPDPDTLRGIASEVGHVMNGSPMMRTVNADWGTRAPTLHLTLQQDRLQAVGLTSSAVAQQLQFLLTGVPVTAVREDIRTVQVIARSGGDARLDPARLDDFTLAGANGQRIPLSQVGKVDVRMEEPIMRWRDRVPTVTVRGDIAEGLQPPDVSAAITKQLQPIVGKLPSGYRIEQAGSIEESGKATTAMLPLFPIMLAITLVIIIFQVRSISAMVMVFMTSPLGLIGVVPTLILFRQPFGINALVGLIALSGILMRNTLILIGQIHQNEQAGLDPFHAVVEATVQRARPVILTAMAAVLAFIPLTHSVFWGTLAYTLIGGTFAGTILTLVFLPAMYAIWFRIGPGRAAGSHHGEPEPASLPDSTLAAALDARN; encoded by the coding sequence GTGAGCGAGCGACGATTCAACCTGTCGGCGCTCGCGGTGCGCGAGCGCGCGATCACACTGTTCCTGATCTGCCTGATTTCGCTCGCGGGCCTCGTGTCGTTCTTCAAGCTGGGCCGCGCGGAAGACCCGGCGTTCACGATCAAGGTGATGACCATCATCACCGCATGGCCGGGCGCCACCGCGCAGGAAATGCACGACCAGGTCGCCGAAAAGATCGAAAAGCGCATGCAGGAGCTGCGCTGGTACGACCGCACCGAGACCTATACGCGTCCGGGCCTCGCGATCACGACGCTGACGTTGCTCGACAGCACGCCGCCGTCGGAGGTGCAGGAGCAGTTCTACCAGGCGCGCAAGAAGATCGGCGACGAGGCGACCAATCTGCCGGCCGGCGTGATCGGCCCGATGGTCAACGACGAATACGCGGACGTCACGTTCGCGCTGTTCGCGCTGAAGGCCAGGGGCGAACCGCAGCGCCTGCTGGTGCGCGACGCCGAAGCGTTGCGCCAGCGGCTGCTGCACGTGGCGGGCGTGAAGAAGGTCGACATCATCGGCGAGCAGCCCGAGCGCATCTACGTGCAGTTGTCGCACGACCGGCTCGCGACGCTCGGCGTGAGCCCGCAGGAGGTGTTCGCCGCACTCAACGGCCAGAACGTGCTGACGGCGGCCGGCTCCGTCGAGACGCGCGGGCCGGAGATCTTCATTCGCGTGGACGGCGCGTTCGACAAGCTGCAGAAGATCCGCGACACGCCGATCGTCTCGCAGGGCCGCACGCTGAAGCTGTCGGACATCGCGACCGTCGAGCGCGGTTACGAAGATCCGTCGACGTTCTTGATCCGCAACAACGGCGAGCCCGCGCTGCTGCTGGGCGTCGTGATGCGCGACGGCTGGAACGGGCTCGACCTCGGCCGTGCGCTGGACCACGAAGTCGGCGCGATCAATGCGGGGCTGCCGCTCGGCATGAGCCTGACCAAGGTCACCGATCAATCGGTCAACATCAGCTCGGCCGTCGACGAGTTCATGGTGAAGTTCTTCGCCGCGCTGCTCGTCGTCATGCTGGTGAGCTTCGTCAGCATGGGCTGGCGCGTGGGCCTCGTGGTCGCCGCGGCCGTGCCGCTGACGCTGGCCGTGGTGTTCGTCGTGATGGCCGCCACCGGCAAGAACTTCGACCGCATCACGCTCGGCTCGCTGATCCTCGCGCTCGGGCTGCTGGTCGACGACGCGATCATCGCGATCGAAATGATGGTCGTGAAAATGGAGCAAGGCTACGGGCGCGTGGCCGCGTCGGCCTATGCGTGGAGCCATACGGCCGCGCCGATGCTGGCCGGCACGCTGGTGACCGCGGTCGGCTTCATGCCGAACGGCTTCGCGCGCTCCACCGCCGGCGAATACACCAGCAACATGTTCTGGATCGTCGGGATCGCGCTGATCGCCTCGTGGGTCGTGGCGGTGGTGTTCACGCCGTACCTCGGCGTGAAGATGCTGCCCGACTTCAGGAAGATCGAAGGCGGCCACGACGCAATCTACGACACGCCGCGCTACAACCGTTTCCGCCAGGTACTGACGCGCGTGATCGCGCGTAAATGGCTGGTCGCGGGGGCGGTCGTCGGCCTGTTCGTCCTCGCCATCCTCGGCATGGCGGTCGTCAAGAAACAGTTCTTCCCGATCTCCGATCGCCCCGAGGTGCTCGTCGAGGTGCAGATGCCGTACGGCACGTCGATTTCGCAAACGAGTGCCGCCGCATCGAAGGTCGAAGCGTGGCTCGCGAAGCAGAAGGAAGCGCGGATCGTCACCGCGTACGTCGGCCAGGGCGCGCCGCGCTTCTACCTGGCGATGGGGCCGGAGCTGCCCGACCCGTCGTTCGCGAAGATCGTGGTGCGCACCGACAGTCAGGACGAACGCGACGCATTGAAGGCGCGCCTGCGCCGCGCCGTCGCCGACGGCCTCGCGCCGGAAGCGCGCGTGCGTGTCACGCAACTCGTGTTCGGCCCGTATTCGCCGTTCCCGGTCGCGTACCGGATCACCGGCCCCGATCCCGACACGCTGCGCGGTATCGCGTCCGAAGTCGGGCACGTGATGAACGGCAGCCCGATGATGCGCACCGTCAATGCCGACTGGGGCACGCGCGCGCCGACGCTGCATCTCACGTTGCAGCAGGATCGCCTGCAGGCGGTCGGGCTGACGTCCAGCGCGGTCGCTCAGCAGTTGCAGTTCCTGCTCACCGGCGTGCCGGTCACCGCGGTGCGCGAGGATATCCGGACCGTGCAGGTGATCGCGCGTTCGGGCGGCGATGCGCGGCTCGACCCCGCGCGACTCGACGACTTCACGCTCGCTGGCGCGAACGGGCAGCGCATTCCGCTGTCGCAGGTCGGCAAGGTCGACGTGCGGATGGAGGAACCGATCATGCGCTGGCGCGATCGCGTGCCGACGGTCACGGTGCGCGGCGACATCGCCGAGGGCTTGCAGCCGCCGGACGTATCGGCCGCGATCACGAAGCAGCTCCAGCCGATCGTCGGCAAGCTGCCGAGCGGGTATCGGATCGAGCAGGCCGGCTCCATCGAGGAATCGGGCAAGGCCACGACGGCGATGCTGCCGCTGTTTCCGATCATGCTCGCGATCACGCTCGTCATCATCATCTTCCAGGTGCGCTCGATCTCGGCGATGGTGATGGTGTTCATGACGAGCCCGCTCGGGCTGATCGGCGTGGTGCCGACGCTGATCCTGTTCCGGCAGCCGTTCGGCATCAACGCGCTGGTCGGGCTCATTGCGTTGTCGGGAATCCTGATGCGCAACACGCTGATCCTGATCGGGCAGATCCACCAGAACGAACAGGCCGGGCTGGACCCGTTCCATGCGGTCGTCGAAGCGACCGTGCAGCGCGCGCGCCCGGTGATCCTCACCGCGATGGCGGCCGTGCTCGCGTTCATCCCGCTCACGCATTCGGTGTTCTGGGGCACGCTCGCGTACACGCTGATCGGCGGCACGTTCGCCGGCACGATTCTCACGCTGGTGTTTCTGCCGGCGATGTACGCGATCTGGTTCAGGATCGGGCCCGGCCGTGCCGCCGGTTCGCATCACGGCGAGCCCGAACCGGCGTCGCTGCCCGACTCCACGCTTGCGGCCGCGCTCGACGCACGCAACTGA
- a CDS encoding RidA family protein: protein MSKREAIIPAGMEAVYEKIGYAPAIKVRDTVYVSGQVGRDAAMQLVEGREAQIVQAFENLKRVLDAGGASLDDVVDLTTFHTDMRDLPLFMQVRDRYFHAHPLPAWTAIGAHMLGGSPGYIVEIKAVAVLQR from the coding sequence ATGAGCAAACGCGAAGCGATCATCCCGGCCGGCATGGAAGCCGTGTACGAAAAAATCGGCTATGCACCGGCAATCAAGGTTCGCGATACCGTTTACGTGTCCGGCCAGGTCGGCCGCGACGCGGCGATGCAACTGGTCGAGGGCCGCGAAGCCCAGATCGTGCAGGCGTTCGAGAACCTGAAGCGCGTGCTGGATGCCGGCGGCGCATCGCTCGACGACGTGGTCGACCTCACGACCTTCCATACCGACATGCGTGACCTGCCGCTGTTCATGCAGGTGCGCGACCGCTATTTCCATGCGCATCCGCTGCCGGCGTGGACGGCCATCGGTGCGCACATGCTCGGCGGCTCGCCCGGCTATATCGTCGAGATCAAGGCGGTGGCGGTGCTGCAGCGGTGA
- the benC gene encoding benzoate 1,2-dioxygenase electron transfer component BenC, which yields MSSYKIALNFEDGVTRFIDCKAGEKVLDAAFRAKINLPMDCADGVCGTCKCRAESGHYDLGDDYIDDALTEDEKDGGLVLTCQMVPQSDCVIAVPTSSVACKTGQSAFAATVTKVEQHNDAAVVLELDVGASAPAFLPGQYVNIGVPGSGQHRSYSFSSAPGDTKVGFLIKKIPGGVMSTWLESAKPGDTLELHGPLGSFYLRDVQRPLLFLAGGTGLAPFLSMLEVLARSGSQQKVHLIYGVTRDLDLVLVDAIEAVASKLPNFSFATVVADAASNHARKGWVTQHIPADALNDGDVDVYLCGPPPMVDAVRQYFDDAGVKPNSFHYEKFTPNVTAKAA from the coding sequence ATGTCCAGCTACAAGATTGCATTGAACTTCGAGGACGGGGTGACCCGCTTCATCGACTGCAAGGCCGGCGAGAAAGTACTCGACGCGGCCTTCCGCGCGAAGATCAACCTGCCGATGGATTGCGCCGACGGCGTGTGCGGTACCTGCAAGTGCCGCGCCGAGAGCGGGCACTACGACCTCGGCGACGATTACATCGACGATGCGCTGACCGAGGACGAAAAGGACGGCGGCCTCGTGCTGACGTGCCAGATGGTGCCGCAAAGCGACTGCGTGATCGCGGTGCCGACGTCGTCGGTCGCGTGCAAGACCGGGCAGAGCGCTTTTGCCGCGACGGTCACGAAGGTCGAGCAGCACAACGATGCGGCCGTCGTGCTCGAACTCGACGTCGGCGCGAGCGCGCCGGCGTTCCTGCCGGGCCAGTACGTGAACATCGGCGTGCCGGGCAGTGGCCAGCATCGCTCGTATTCGTTCTCGTCCGCGCCGGGCGACACGAAGGTCGGATTCCTGATCAAGAAGATTCCCGGCGGGGTGATGAGCACGTGGCTCGAATCGGCGAAACCCGGCGACACGCTCGAACTGCACGGGCCGCTCGGCAGCTTCTACCTGCGCGACGTGCAGCGGCCGCTGCTGTTCCTTGCCGGCGGCACGGGCCTCGCGCCGTTCCTGTCGATGCTCGAAGTGCTCGCGCGCAGCGGGTCGCAGCAGAAGGTGCACCTGATCTACGGCGTGACGCGCGATCTCGATCTCGTGCTGGTCGATGCGATCGAAGCGGTTGCGTCGAAGCTGCCGAACTTCAGCTTCGCGACGGTCGTTGCCGATGCGGCGTCGAACCACGCGCGCAAGGGCTGGGTCACGCAGCATATTCCGGCCGACGCGCTGAACGACGGCGACGTCGACGTGTATCTGTGCGGGCCGCCGCCGATGGTCGATGCGGTGCGCCAGTATTTCGACGACGCAGGCGTGAAGCCGAACAGCTTCCACTACGAGAAGTTCACTCCCAACGTCACGGCAAAGGCGGCATGA
- a CDS encoding efflux RND transporter periplasmic adaptor subunit — protein sequence MVRRRPAFFAVASTLPLALAACSGKAPSDPRTEAPLVRTAVVQAAVPASRSFTGTVAARVQSDLGFRVPGKVLERLVDTGQTVKRGQPLMRLDPVDLKLAARARDEAIAAARARARQTAEDEARYRDLRGTGAISASAYDQIKAAADAAKAQLSAAEADADVARNATGYAQLVADGDGVVMETLAEPGQVVGAGQPVVRLAHAGSREAVIQLPETLRPAIGSVAQAGLFGKPDVSVAATLRQLSDTADARTRTFDARYVLQGALADAPLGATVTIRIPDDARTASQRGMQVPIGALLDAGKGPGVWVVTGEPAKVTWRPVKVEHLDDDSARIAGDGALKPGERVVALGAQLLREGEAVRVSAPAATVASAGARP from the coding sequence ATGGTTCGGCGTCGCCCCGCTTTCTTCGCAGTCGCTTCCACACTGCCCCTCGCGCTAGCCGCCTGCAGCGGAAAAGCGCCGTCCGATCCGCGCACGGAAGCACCGCTCGTGCGTACCGCCGTCGTGCAGGCGGCCGTTCCCGCGTCCCGCTCGTTCACCGGCACCGTCGCCGCGCGCGTGCAGAGCGATCTCGGCTTCCGGGTACCCGGCAAGGTGCTGGAGCGGCTCGTCGATACCGGTCAAACCGTCAAGCGCGGCCAGCCGCTGATGCGGCTCGATCCCGTCGACCTGAAGCTCGCGGCGCGCGCCCGCGACGAAGCCATCGCCGCCGCCCGGGCGCGCGCGCGGCAGACCGCCGAGGACGAAGCGCGCTACCGCGACCTGCGCGGCACCGGCGCGATATCGGCATCGGCCTACGACCAGATCAAGGCCGCCGCCGATGCCGCGAAAGCGCAACTGAGTGCCGCCGAGGCCGACGCCGACGTCGCGCGCAACGCGACCGGCTATGCGCAACTCGTCGCGGACGGCGACGGCGTCGTCATGGAAACGCTCGCGGAGCCCGGCCAGGTCGTCGGCGCGGGGCAGCCGGTGGTGCGGCTCGCGCACGCCGGCAGCCGCGAAGCCGTGATCCAGTTGCCCGAAACCCTGCGTCCGGCGATCGGGTCGGTCGCGCAGGCCGGGCTGTTCGGCAAGCCGGACGTCAGCGTCGCCGCGACGCTGCGCCAGCTTTCCGATACCGCGGATGCGAGAACGCGTACTTTCGACGCGCGCTACGTGCTGCAAGGCGCGCTGGCCGACGCGCCGCTGGGCGCGACCGTCACGATCCGCATCCCTGACGACGCGCGCACGGCGTCGCAACGCGGCATGCAGGTGCCGATCGGCGCGCTGCTGGACGCGGGCAAAGGGCCCGGCGTGTGGGTCGTCACCGGTGAACCGGCCAAGGTGACGTGGCGGCCGGTCAAGGTCGAGCATCTCGACGACGACAGCGCGCGCATCGCCGGCGACGGCGCGCTCAAGCCAGGCGAGCGCGTCGTCGCGCTCGGCGCGCAGCTACTGCGCGAAGGCGAAGCGGTGCGCGTGTCCGCGCCGGCCGCGACGGTCGCGAGCGCAGGAGCACGGCCGTGA
- a CDS encoding Rieske 2Fe-2S domain-containing protein: MSATIDHTNDLDHLLETAVQDDKEAGIFRCRRDIFTNAELYELEMKHIFEGNWVYLAHESQIPDNNDYYTTWIGRQPIVITRDKTGELHAVINACAHKGAMLCRRKHGNKGSFTCPFHGWTFSNTGKLLKVKDEKTTEYPVQFNTHGSHDLKKVARFANYRGFLFGSLNADVLPLEDYLGEARVIIDQIVDQAPNGLEVLRGNSSYIYEGNWKMQMENGCDGYHVSTVHWNYAATMGRRKEDGTKAVDANSWSKSVAGVYGFDHGHILLWTRTMNPEVRPVYRHRDEIKARVGDVQADFIVNQTRNLCVYPNVFLMDQFSTQIRVVRPLAVDKTEVSIFCFAPKGESEADRTTRIRQYEDFFNVTGMGTADDLEEFRACQAGYAGITAMWNDLSRGAPLWVDGPDENAKKMGLNPRISGERSEDEGLFVCQHEHWVNVMRDALKKERGEVAA; the protein is encoded by the coding sequence ATGTCCGCCACGATCGACCACACCAACGACCTGGATCATCTGCTGGAAACCGCCGTGCAGGATGACAAGGAGGCCGGCATCTTCCGCTGCCGCCGCGACATCTTCACGAACGCGGAGCTGTACGAGCTCGAGATGAAGCACATCTTCGAGGGCAACTGGGTGTACCTGGCGCACGAAAGCCAGATTCCCGACAACAACGATTACTACACGACATGGATCGGCCGCCAGCCGATCGTCATCACGCGCGACAAGACCGGCGAGCTGCATGCGGTCATCAATGCGTGTGCGCACAAGGGCGCGATGCTGTGCCGCCGCAAGCACGGCAACAAGGGTAGCTTCACGTGCCCGTTCCACGGCTGGACCTTCTCGAACACCGGCAAGCTGCTGAAGGTGAAGGACGAGAAGACGACCGAGTATCCGGTGCAGTTCAACACGCACGGCTCGCACGACCTGAAGAAGGTCGCGCGCTTCGCGAACTATCGCGGCTTCCTGTTCGGCAGCCTCAACGCCGACGTGTTGCCGCTCGAGGATTACCTCGGCGAAGCGCGCGTGATCATCGACCAGATCGTCGACCAGGCGCCGAACGGGCTGGAAGTGCTGCGCGGCAACTCGTCCTACATCTACGAAGGCAACTGGAAGATGCAGATGGAGAACGGTTGCGACGGCTATCACGTGAGCACCGTGCACTGGAACTATGCGGCGACGATGGGCCGCCGCAAGGAAGACGGCACCAAGGCGGTCGACGCGAACAGCTGGAGCAAGTCGGTCGCGGGCGTGTACGGCTTCGACCACGGCCACATCCTGCTGTGGACCCGGACGATGAACCCGGAGGTGCGGCCCGTGTACCGGCATCGTGACGAGATCAAGGCGCGCGTGGGCGACGTGCAGGCCGATTTCATCGTGAACCAGACGCGCAACCTGTGCGTGTACCCGAACGTGTTCCTGATGGACCAGTTCAGCACGCAGATTCGTGTGGTGCGGCCGCTCGCGGTCGACAAGACGGAAGTCAGCATCTTCTGCTTCGCGCCGAAGGGCGAGAGCGAGGCCGACCGCACGACGCGGATTCGCCAGTACGAGGATTTCTTCAACGTGACCGGCATGGGCACGGCCGACGATCTCGAGGAGTTTCGCGCGTGCCAGGCCGGCTATGCAGGCATCACGGCGATGTGGAACGACCTGTCGCGCGGTGCGCCGCTGTGGGTCGACGGGCCGGACGAGAACGCGAAAAAGATGGGGCTGAACCCGCGCATTTCGGGCGAGCGCAGCGAGGACGAAGGGCTGTTCGTGTGCCAGCACGAACATTGGGTGAACGTGATGCGCGATGCGCTGAAGAAGGAACGCGGGGAGGTGGCGGCATGA
- the benD gene encoding benzoate diol dehydrogenase BenD, whose protein sequence is MTMQRFSGKVVVVTGAAQGIGRGVALRAAAEGGKVLFVDRADFVADVAAEAAGGETAGFVADLETYEGAHASIAYAVQRFGGIDILINGVGGAIRMRPFAEFEPAQIDAEIRRSLMPTLYACHAVLPHLLARGGGTIVNISSNATRGIRRVPYSAAKGGVNALTSALAMEYAEHNIRVVATAPGGTSAPPRRVPRNAAGDTEQEQAWMGEAVRQVTESTYFKRYGSLDEQIAPILFLASDEASYITGTVLPVAGGDTG, encoded by the coding sequence ATGACCATGCAACGATTCTCCGGCAAGGTCGTCGTCGTCACCGGCGCGGCGCAGGGCATCGGCCGCGGTGTCGCGCTGCGCGCGGCAGCCGAGGGCGGCAAGGTGCTGTTCGTCGATCGCGCGGATTTCGTCGCTGACGTGGCGGCCGAGGCGGCCGGTGGCGAGACGGCAGGCTTCGTCGCCGATCTCGAGACCTATGAGGGCGCGCACGCGTCGATCGCGTATGCAGTGCAGCGGTTCGGCGGCATCGACATCCTGATCAACGGCGTTGGCGGCGCGATTCGCATGCGGCCGTTCGCCGAGTTCGAGCCGGCGCAGATCGACGCGGAAATCCGCCGCTCGCTGATGCCGACGCTCTATGCGTGTCACGCCGTGCTGCCGCACCTGCTCGCGCGCGGCGGCGGCACGATCGTCAACATCTCGTCGAACGCGACGCGCGGCATTCGCCGCGTGCCGTATTCGGCGGCGAAGGGCGGCGTGAACGCGCTGACGTCGGCGCTCGCGATGGAATATGCGGAACACAACATCCGCGTCGTCGCCACCGCGCCGGGCGGCACCAGCGCGCCGCCGCGCCGCGTGCCGCGCAATGCGGCCGGCGACACCGAGCAGGAACAGGCGTGGATGGGCGAGGCCGTGCGGCAGGTGACGGAATCGACGTACTTCAAGCGCTACGGCAGCCTCGACGAGCAGATCGCGCCGATCCTGTTCCTCGCGTCGGACGAGGCGAGCTACATCACCGGTACGGTGCTGCCGGTCGCGGGCGGCGATACGGGTTGA
- the benB gene encoding benzoate 1,2-dioxygenase small subunit has translation MSFDYRTICAALYREARLLDDREWDAWLTCYTEDVTYWMPAWDDDDRPTDDPRSEISLMYYADRGGLEDRVFRIKTERSGASTPEPRTSHNVTNVEVLAERDDEVDVRYNFHTLNHRYRVTDHFFGTMFVTLRRAGDALLISHKKIVLKNDYIRQVLDIYHV, from the coding sequence ATGAGCTTCGATTACCGGACGATTTGCGCGGCGCTGTATCGCGAGGCGCGCCTGCTCGACGATCGCGAGTGGGACGCGTGGCTGACCTGCTACACGGAAGACGTCACGTACTGGATGCCCGCATGGGACGACGATGACCGGCCGACCGACGATCCGCGCAGCGAGATCTCGCTGATGTATTACGCGGATCGCGGCGGCCTCGAGGATCGCGTGTTCCGGATCAAGACCGAGCGCAGCGGCGCATCGACGCCCGAGCCGCGCACCAGCCACAACGTGACGAACGTCGAGGTGCTGGCCGAACGCGACGACGAGGTCGACGTGCGCTACAACTTTCACACGCTGAACCACCGTTACCGCGTGACCGATCACTTCTTCGGCACGATGTTCGTCACGTTGCGCCGCGCGGGCGACGCGCTGCTGATTTCACACAAGAAGATCGTGCTGAAGAACGACTACATCCGGCAAGTGCTCGACATCTATCACGTCTGA
- the catA gene encoding catechol 1,2-dioxygenase, with translation MSVKVFDTTEVQDLLKAASNAAGNRGNGTNGDARTQQIVLRLLGDLFKAIDDLDITPDEVWAGVNYLNKLGQDGEAALLAAGLGLEKYLDIRMDAEDKAIGLDGGTPRTIEGPLYVAGAPVRDGVAKIDLDADDGAGPLVIHGTVTGLDGKPIAGAVVECWHANSHGFYSHFDPTGKQSDFNLRGAVRTGADGKYEFRTLMPVGYGCPPQGATQQLLNRLGRHGNRPAHVHFFVDSPAHRKLTTQFNIDGDPLIWDDFAYATREELIPPVTEKTGGTALGMKADAYQDIEFNFVLTPRVQGRDNQIVERLRASATA, from the coding sequence ATGAGCGTCAAAGTTTTCGACACGACGGAAGTGCAGGATCTGCTGAAGGCCGCATCGAACGCGGCCGGGAATCGCGGAAATGGCACGAACGGCGACGCACGTACGCAGCAGATCGTGCTGCGCCTGCTCGGCGACCTGTTCAAGGCGATCGACGATCTCGACATCACGCCCGACGAAGTGTGGGCCGGCGTGAACTACCTGAACAAACTTGGTCAGGATGGCGAAGCGGCGCTGCTCGCGGCCGGTCTCGGTCTCGAGAAATATCTCGACATCCGGATGGACGCCGAGGACAAGGCGATCGGCCTCGACGGCGGCACGCCACGCACGATCGAGGGGCCGCTGTACGTGGCGGGCGCCCCGGTGCGCGACGGCGTCGCGAAGATCGACCTCGATGCGGACGACGGCGCGGGCCCGCTCGTGATCCACGGCACGGTCACGGGCCTGGACGGCAAGCCGATCGCCGGCGCGGTGGTCGAATGCTGGCATGCGAACTCGCACGGCTTCTATTCGCATTTCGACCCGACCGGCAAGCAGAGCGACTTTAATCTGCGCGGCGCGGTGAGGACCGGCGCGGACGGCAAATACGAATTCCGCACGCTGATGCCGGTCGGCTACGGCTGCCCGCCGCAGGGCGCGACGCAGCAACTGCTGAATCGCCTCGGCCGCCACGGCAACCGCCCCGCACACGTGCACTTCTTCGTCGACAGCCCCGCTCACCGCAAGCTGACGACGCAGTTCAACATCGACGGAGATCCGCTGATCTGGGACGACTTCGCGTATGCGACGCGCGAGGAGCTGATTCCACCCGTGACCGAAAAGACCGGCGGCACCGCGCTCGGCATGAAGGCCGACGCGTACCAGGACATCGAGTTCAACTTCGTGCTGACGCCGCGCGTGCAGGGCAGGGACAACCAGATCGTCGAGCGCCTGCGCGCGTCCGCCACCGCATAA